A genomic region of Eucalyptus grandis isolate ANBG69807.140 chromosome 5, ASM1654582v1, whole genome shotgun sequence contains the following coding sequences:
- the LOC120293995 gene encoding uncharacterized protein LOC120293995, with amino-acid sequence MKIFSTSLQRILWRSCEQKRPLSCSELRSSSSELPGRALCTVAAELELLVQRLEMLCKVLARAARASRAQLHEQLERAAAEQLEVPQPHAEVPLEPRAVVARELEPPQPCSSSELGEQRNLRLDSKAAAARATARSSCDKLAALAPARASSRQLELIADRAAAARARASSQQIELQHELAAAREAALSSSSSELAPPELAADRVATGARSRSSLRLELARTRGGEWSSSSSELALTGARARASSHPARASEGRARRAAARASVAPLRRGRSGRATPLEDGSPRRRGSKCRPEKERQRGATRPEEEGRTGSDTDREEEGRTGATPTGNAQSRRSEESRRVSRVGAAGEMGRRRKRKNEASADERSDEHARRRRTSIRETQMIMPLSVDELIGTLQSYEVEQINDEEDPKDSEEDMDDEELALMIKKFIRLNRKGRRFNWKKQGLQNFQKKPIEEAETNRDVFV; translated from the exons atgaaaatattttcaacatctTTGCAAAGAATTCTTTGGAGGAGCTGCGAGCAGAAGCGGCCGCTCAGCTGCAGCGAGCTCAGAagcagctcgagcgagctgccTGGTCGAGCTCTTTGCACAGTAGCTGCAGAGCTCGAGCTACTCGTGCAGCGGCTCGAGATGCTTTGCAAAGTACTCGCACGAGCAGCTCGAGCGAGCCGCGCCCAGCTACACGAGCAGCTCGAGCGAGCCGCCGCCGAGCAGCTCGAGGTGCCGCAGCCGCACGCCGAGGTGCCGCTCGAGCCAAGAGCCGTCGTCGCTCGAGAGCTCGAGCCGCCGCAGCCGTGTAGCTCAAGCGAGCTGGGCGAGCAAAGAAATTTGCGGCTCGACTCCAAAGCTGCAGCGGCTCGAGCTACGGCTCGCTCGAGCTGCGATAAGCTCGCAGCTCTCGCTCCAGCTCGAGCGAGCTCACGGCAACTCGAGCTCATAGCAGATCGAGCCGCtgcagctcgagctcgagcgAGCTCGCAGCAGATCGAGCTGCAGCACGAGCTCGCAGCAGCTCGGGAGGCAGCactgagctcgagctcgagcgaGCTCGCACCACCGGAGCTCGCAGCAGATCGAGTTGCGACTGGAGCTCGCAGCAGATCGAGCCTGCGGCTCGAGCTCGCAAGAACTCGAGGCGGCGAgtggagctcgagctcgagcgaGCTCGCACTAAccggagctcgagctcgagcaaGCTCGCACCcggctcgagcgagcgaagGGCGAGCTCGACGAGCTgcggctcgagcgagcgttgctccccTTCGGCGCGGCAGATCCGGGCGAGCAACGCCGCTTGAGGACGGCTCGccgcgccgaagggggagcaaGTGCCGACCGGAGAAGGAGCGCCAAAGGGGAGCGACGCGACCGGAGGAGGAGGGCCGAACGGGAAGCGACACCGACCGGGAGGAGGAGGGCCGAACAGGAGCAACGCCAACCGGAAACGCACAGAGTCGCCGGAGTGAGGAGTCGCGGAGAGTCAGCCGAGTGGGAGCCGCCGGAGAGATGGGGAGACGCCGGAAAAGGAAGAACGAAGCTTCGGCCGATGAGAGGAGCGACGAGcacgcacgaaggagaaga acctcaatcagagagactcAAATGATTATGCCTCTATCAGTAGATGAACTAATAGGCACACTTCAGTCATACGAAGTGGAGCAGatcaatgatgaggaagatccaaaag attcggAAGaggatatggatgatgaagaactagcccttatgataaagaaattcataaGACTGAACAGAAAAGGTAGAAGgttcaattggaagaagcaaggcttgcaaaatttccagaagaaaCCTATAGAAGAAGCTGAAACTAATAGAGAT gttttTGTTTAA